From the Xyrauchen texanus isolate HMW12.3.18 chromosome 37, RBS_HiC_50CHRs, whole genome shotgun sequence genome, one window contains:
- the LOC127631168 gene encoding frizzled-10-B-like, with protein MFAATVGLSIVLLCVAGFCSAISSIDPDRPGEGRCQEIAIPLCKDIGYNLTVMPNLMGHEDQSEAAIKLHEFAPLIEFGCHSHLKFFLCSLYAPMCTEQVSTPIPACRVMCEQARQKCSPIMEHFNFHWPDSLDCSRLPNKNDPNYLCMEAPNNGTDEPPKGSHTQSPDSRPPRPGNNKELPIKERVGKTSCSNPGKFHYVQKSESCAPKCYSNVDVYWSQGDKRFSMVWIAVWSILCFISSAFTVLTFLIDPQRFKYPERPIIFLSMSYCVYSVGFLIRLFVGVENVACDRDSGVQYVIQEGLESTGCTIVFLILYYFGMASSLWWVILTLTWFLAAGKKWGHEAIEANSSYFHLAAWAIPAIKTIVILVMRKVAGDELSGVCYVGSMDVKALTGFVLIPLSCYLIIGTSFLLSGFVALFHIRKVMKTEGENTDKLEKLMVRIGIFSVLYTVPATCVIACYFYERLNMDYWKILASEQKCLEDGKSGEECVMKSSIPAVEIFMVKIFMLLVVGITSGMWIWTSKTLQSWQNVFSRKLKKKTRRKAACVFTGTGPYLKPHPTLKGHKTKYEPAGPPATCV; from the coding sequence ATGTTTGCTGCCACTGTTGGACTCAGCATTGTGCTGCTGTGTGTAGCTGGGTTTTGTTCCGCAATCAGTTCCATAGATCCCGACCGGCCGGGTGAAGGAAGATGCCAGGAGATCGCCATTCCTCTTTGCAAAGACATTGGCTACAACTTGACAGTTATGCCAAACTTAATGGGACATGAGGATCAAAGTGAGGCGGCCATTAAGCTGCATGAGTTTGCTCCACTTATTGAGTTTGGCTGCCACAGCCATCTGAAGTTTTTCCTGTGCTCGCTCTATGCGCCTATGTGCACCGAGCAGGTATCAACACCTATTCCGGCATGCCGAGTAATGTGTGAGCAGGCTAGGCAGAAGTGTTCGCCCAtcatggagcattttaacttcCACTGGCCTGACTCACTGGACTGTTCCAGGCTGCCAAACAAGAATGATCCCAATTATCTCTGTATGGAGGCCCCTAACAATGGCACCGACGAGCCCCCAAAGGGGTCCCACACTCAGTCGCCAGACTCCCGACCCCCTCGGCCAGGTAACAACAAAGAACTTCCTATTAAGGAAAGGGTGGGTAAGACATCGTGCAGCAATCCTGGAAAGTTTCATTATGTGCAGAAGAGCGAGTCCTGTGCCCCCAAGTGTTACTCCAATGTTGATGTGTATTGGAGCCAGGGTGACAAGCGCTTCTCTATGGTGTGGATTGCCGTCTGGTCCATCCTGTGCTTTATCTCCAGTGCCTTTACTGTACTCACCTTCCTCATTGATCCTCAGCGCTTTAAGTACCCTGAGCGGCCCATCATATTCCTCTCTATGTCCTACTGTGTTTACTCAGTGGGCTTTCTCATAAGACTTTTTGTGGGGGTGGAAAATGTGGCCTGTGACCGTGATAGTGGTGTGCAATACGTCATCCAGGAAGGCTTGGAGAGCACCGGTTGCACAATAGTCTTCCTTATTCTATACTACTTCGGAATGGCCAGTTCATTGTGGTGGGTCATTCTAACCTTAACGTGGTTCCTGGCAGCTGGAAAGAAATGGGGGCATGAGGCCATTGAAGCCAACAGCAGCTACTTTCATCTGGCAGCATGGGCTATACCAGCCATCAAGACCATCGTGATCCTGGTCATGAGGAAGGTGGCGGGAGACGAGCTTTCAGGGGTGTGCTATGTTGGCAGCATGGACGTCAAAGCCTTGACCGGTTTCGTCCTTATTCCCCTCTCTTGCTACCTCATCATTGGCACTTCCTTTCTGCTCTCTGGGTTCGTTGCACTCTTTCACATCCGTAAAGTTATGAAGACCGAAGGAGAGAATACGGATAAGCTGGAAAAGCTGATGGTGCGGATCGGCATCTTCTCAGTTCTCTACACAGTCCCCGCCACTTGTGTCATTGCATGCTATTTTTATGAGCGACTCAACATGGATTATTGGAAGATATTAGCAAGTGAGCAGAAGTGCCTAGAAGATGGTAAGAGTGGCGAGGAGTGTGTGATGAAGAGCTCTATCCCAGCCGTGGAGATCTTCATGGTTAAAATTTTCATGTTGTTGGTGGTGGGCATCACCAGCGGCATGTGGATCTGGACGTCCAAAACACTGCAGTCTTGGCAGAATGTCTTCAGCCGCAAACTGAAGAAGAAGACGAGGAGAAAGGCTGCATGTGTTTTCACAGGCACTGGACCTTATCTGAAGCCTCATCCCACACTGAAAGGACATAAAACCAAGTATGAACCAGCAGGTCCTCCTGCAACATGTGTATGA